The Caldicellulosiruptor changbaiensis genome has a segment encoding these proteins:
- the rplP gene encoding 50S ribosomal protein L16 — MLMPKRVKYRKQQRGRMKGKATRGNFVAYGDFGIMALEPGWITSNQIEAARVAIARHIKRGGKVWIKIFPDKPVTRKPAETRMGSGKGSPEYWVAVVKPGRVMFEVGGVDEEVAKEALRLAIHKLPIKCKIVSRQDVEMGGEVNEGV; from the coding sequence ATGCTTATGCCAAAGCGTGTCAAGTACAGAAAACAACAGCGTGGCAGAATGAAAGGAAAAGCAACAAGAGGCAACTTTGTTGCATATGGTGATTTTGGTATTATGGCATTAGAGCCAGGTTGGATTACGAGCAATCAGATTGAGGCTGCCAGAGTAGCTATTGCAAGACATATAAAAAGAGGCGGTAAGGTTTGGATAAAGATATTTCCTGACAAGCCTGTGACGAGAAAACCTGCAGAGACACGAATGGGTTCTGGTAAAGGTTCGCCTGAGTACTGGGTTGCAGTAGTAAAACCAGGAAGAGTTATGTTTGAGGTGGGCGGTGTTGATGAAGAGGTTGCAAAAGAGGCTTTAAGACTTGCTATCCATAAACTGCCAATAAAGTGTAAGATAGTTTCAAGACAAGATGTGGAAATGGGTGGTGAGGTAAATGAAGGCGTCTAA
- the rpmC gene encoding 50S ribosomal protein L29: MKASKIREMTNQELHNELKKLKNELFNLRFQLATNQLENPMRIREVKRTIARIKTILRERELEQQKANKNAK, translated from the coding sequence ATGAAGGCGTCTAAGATTCGTGAGATGACAAATCAAGAGCTTCACAATGAGCTAAAGAAGTTGAAAAATGAACTTTTTAACTTGAGATTTCAGCTTGCAACAAACCAGCTTGAAAATCCAATGAGAATTAGAGAGGTTAAAAGAACAATTGCAAGAATAAAGACAATCCTAAGAGAAAGAGAACTTGAACAACAGAAGGCAAATAAAAATGCAAAATAA
- the rplE gene encoding 50S ribosomal protein L5 encodes MAPRLKEKYYKEVVPAMMQKFGYKNVMQVPRLGKIVVNIGLGEGKDNPKALEAAVNDLMAITGQKPIVTRAKKSIANFKLRKGMPIGCMVTLRGDRMYEFLDKMINLALPRVRDFRGVSDKSFDGRGNYSIGFKEQLVFPEIDYDKVDKIRGLEVTIVTSAKTDEEAKELLRLLGMPFAS; translated from the coding sequence ATGGCACCAAGGCTTAAAGAAAAGTACTACAAAGAAGTTGTTCCTGCGATGATGCAGAAGTTTGGATACAAGAATGTTATGCAAGTGCCAAGGCTTGGCAAGATTGTAGTAAATATTGGACTTGGCGAGGGCAAGGACAATCCAAAAGCATTAGAAGCAGCTGTGAACGATCTGATGGCAATTACTGGTCAAAAACCGATTGTCACTCGAGCAAAGAAGTCTATTGCAAACTTCAAATTGAGAAAAGGGATGCCAATAGGTTGTATGGTGACATTAAGAGGAGATAGAATGTATGAATTTTTAGATAAAATGATAAACCTTGCATTGCCAAGGGTGAGAGACTTTAGAGGCGTGTCTGACAAATCATTTGACGGAAGAGGAAACTATTCAATAGGTTTTAAAGAACAGCTTGTTTTCCCTGAAATTGATTATGATAAGGTTGATAAGATTAGAGGGCTTGAGGTAACAATTGTCACCTCGGCAAAGACTGATGAAGAAGCAAAAGAGCTTTTAAGACTTTTAGGTATGCCATTTGCAAGCTAA
- the rpsH gene encoding 30S ribosomal protein S8: MYVIDPIADMLTRIRNANNARHEVVDIPASKMKKAIAQILLEEGFIKEYEIIDDGKNGIIRIKLKYGPNKERAITGLKRISKPGRRVYAGKDELPKVLGGLGIAIISTSKGIMTDKKARKEGVGGEVLCYIW, from the coding sequence ATGTATGTAATAGACCCAATTGCAGATATGCTCACACGTATTAGAAACGCGAATAATGCTCGCCATGAAGTTGTTGATATTCCAGCATCAAAGATGAAAAAGGCTATTGCTCAGATTTTGTTAGAAGAAGGTTTTATAAAAGAATATGAGATTATTGACGATGGAAAAAATGGAATTATAAGAATAAAATTGAAATATGGTCCTAACAAGGAAAGAGCAATCACAGGTCTAAAGAGAATTTCAAAACCCGGAAGAAGAGTATATGCAGGTAAAGATGAGCTTCCAAAAGTGTTAGGAGGACTTGGAATAGCTATTATTTCTACATCTAAAGGCATAATGACGGATAAAAAGGCAAGAAAAGAAGGAGTTGGCGGAGAGGTTCTCTGCTACATCTGGTAA
- the rplN gene encoding 50S ribosomal protein L14 — translation MIQPQSRLKVADNTGAKEVMCIRVLGGSNRKFANIGDIIVCSVKDATPGGVVKKGDVVKAVIVRTRKGIRREDGTYIRFDDNAAVLIREDKTPRGTRIFGPVARELRDKDFMKIVSLAPEVL, via the coding sequence ATGATTCAACCACAATCAAGGTTAAAGGTTGCAGATAACACTGGCGCAAAAGAGGTTATGTGTATAAGAGTGCTTGGTGGTTCAAATAGAAAATTTGCTAACATAGGTGATATCATAGTTTGTTCTGTTAAAGATGCAACACCAGGTGGCGTTGTTAAAAAAGGTGATGTTGTAAAAGCTGTAATTGTCAGAACAAGAAAAGGTATCAGAAGAGAAGATGGGACTTACATCAGGTTTGACGACAATGCAGCAGTTTTGATAAGAGAGGACAAAACACCAAGAGGTACACGTATATTTGGACCTGTTGCAAGAGAGCTCAGAGACAAAGATTTCATGAAGATTGTTTCTCTTGCACCAGAAGTTCTATAA
- the rplX gene encoding 50S ribosomal protein L24, which produces MPNKVHVKKGDTVVVISGKYKGKQGKVLTVLPKDKKVVVEGVNIVKKHVKPNPKMPQGGIITQEAPIWACKVMLVCPKCNKPTRIGHRFIQEGEEEKKVRTCKKCGEIID; this is translated from the coding sequence ATGCCAAACAAGGTTCATGTAAAAAAAGGGGATACAGTTGTAGTAATTTCAGGCAAGTACAAAGGAAAACAGGGTAAAGTTCTTACTGTTTTACCAAAAGACAAAAAAGTCGTTGTTGAGGGTGTTAATATTGTTAAGAAGCATGTAAAGCCAAATCCTAAGATGCCGCAAGGTGGTATTATTACTCAAGAAGCACCAATTTGGGCATGTAAGGTAATGCTTGTATGTCCAAAGTGCAACAAACCAACACGCATAGGTCACAGGTTCATCCAAGAGGGAGAAGAAGAAAAGAAAGTTAGAACATGTAAAAAATGTGGTGAGATTATAGATTAA
- a CDS encoding type Z 30S ribosomal protein S14, whose protein sequence is MARKALIIKQQRPQKFSTRYYNRCKICGRPRAYLRKFGVCRLCFRKLAHNGEIPGVKKASW, encoded by the coding sequence ATGGCAAGAAAGGCGCTGATTATAAAACAACAAAGGCCTCAGAAATTTTCAACAAGGTATTACAATAGATGCAAAATTTGTGGGAGACCAAGAGCGTATTTGAGAAAGTTCGGCGTTTGCAGACTTTGTTTTAGAAAGCTTGCTCATAATGGAGAGATACCGGGTGTTAAGAAAGCGAGCTGGTAA
- the rpsQ gene encoding 30S ribosomal protein S17: MEQKRGMRKTRIGVVVSDKMDKTVVVAVETLVQHPLYKKTIKRTTKFKAHDENNECRVGDKVLIMETRPLSKEKRWRVVQILERAK; encoded by the coding sequence GTGGAGCAAAAAAGAGGTATGAGAAAGACAAGAATTGGTGTTGTTGTTAGCGATAAAATGGACAAAACCGTTGTAGTTGCAGTAGAAACTTTGGTACAGCATCCTCTTTATAAAAAGACTATAAAAAGAACAACTAAATTTAAAGCTCATGATGAGAACAACGAATGCAGAGTTGGTGACAAGGTTTTGATAATGGAGACAAGACCACTTTCTAAAGAAAAGAGATGGAGAGTTGTGCAGATTTTAGAAAGAGCAAAATAA